In the Manis javanica isolate MJ-LG chromosome 14, MJ_LKY, whole genome shotgun sequence genome, one interval contains:
- the LOC108394086 gene encoding olfactory receptor 6J1-like: protein MDHRNKSKVTEFILLGFQNEKDIEILLYSAFLLMYMTSLIGNTMIVLLVCGDYRLHSPMYFFIANLSFLEVAITSTVVPKMLANTFSLTRAISFAGCLTQSFFYFLLGSTEFFILAVMSFDRYVAICNPLRYAMIMNKQTCILLLLGSYVGAFLSILASSILTAPLPFCGPNVINHFFCDSAPVLKLVCADISLAELADFISSVLLLLGSLLLTGVSYTYIVITILRIPSAQGRQKAFSTCVSHITVVTLYYGSSISIYVRPKKVHVMGVNKFATVLNTIVTPMLNPFIYSLRNEKVKVSLRDAFSKYAGMITNLRSL, encoded by the coding sequence ATGGATCACAGAAACAAGTCCAAAGTCACTGAGTTTATTCTTCTCGGGTTTCAGAATGAAAAAGACATAGAAATTCTTCTTTACTCTGCATTCCTGCTCATGTACATGACATCTTTGATTGGCAACACCATGATCGTCCTGTTGGTGTGTGGGGACTACCGTTTGCATTCCCCCATGTATTTCTTTATCGCTAATCTTTCTTTCCTGGAAGTCGCCATCACATCCACTGTGGTGCCAAAGATGCTGGCCAACACGTTTTCCCTCACCAGAGCAATATCCTTTGCAGGATGTCTCACTCAGTCTTTCTTCTACTTCCTCCTGGGATCCACAGAATTTTTCATCCTAGCCGTCATGTCCTTCGATCGATACGTCGCCATCTGTAACCCCCTGAGGTATGCGATGATCATGAACAAGCAGACATGCATATTGCTGCTTCTGGGATCCTATGTGGGTGCGTTTCTGTCAATCTTGGCATCATCCATCTTAACTGCCCCTCTGCCCTTTTGTGGGCCAAATGTAATcaaccacttcttctgtgacagcGCCCCTGTGCTAAAGCTGGTCTGTGCAGATATCTCCCTGGCTGAGCTGGCAGACTTTATCTCCTCTGTTCTGTTGCTCCTGGGATCCTTGCTCCTGACAGGAGTATCTTACACGTACATTGTCATTACCATCCTTAGAATCCCCTCTGCCCAAGGACGCCAGAAAGCTTTCTCCACCTGTGTTTCACACATCACCGTGGTTACACTTTATTATGGAAGCTCCATCTCCATCTATGTCCGCCCAAAGAAGGTCCACGTGATGGGTGTTAACAAGTTTGCCACAGTGCTGAACACCATTGTAACACCGATGCTGAACCCTTTCATCTACAGTCTCCGAAATGAGAAAGTCAAAGTATCCCTGAGAGATGCCTTCAGTAAATATGCAGGAATGATAACAAATTTAAGATCTTTATGA